Below is a window of Rubricoccus marinus DNA.
ACAAGCTGGGCTACACCGAGGAAGCCCCGTATCCGCGGCTACTTCGGACCCAGCGACGACAAGGTCGTCTTCTGGAAGTCCCTCACTCCCGACCCGTGACCCCGCGCCCCGCCAGTGGCCTCTCGTTCTCGACCCAGACTCGGACGTCGGCTGCGCGGAGCACGCCGCCGTCCTCGGGGACTGCGGCCACGACCTCGCGCTTGAACCGGTGGTAGAGCGCGTTCGCGGTCTCCTCGTCGGTGAGCGAGAGGAGCACGCTCCGCGCGAGGTCCGCCGGGCCGGACCCGCCGTACCCCCATTCGATGCCCGTCGGTGAATGCCGGACCGCGTGGGGCACCGAGGCGTGGGCCTCCCCGTCGCACGTGCGCCAGAGGACGACGTCCTCCCGGTCGCCGGTCAGCGCCTCGTACTCGGGCAGTACGGGGATGCCGACGGGCCGAGCCTCACCGGGGACGACGAGACGGAGCGGACTCCGGCCGTCCACAGACGGTACCGTCGGAGCCCCATCGCCGCTCATGCCGTGGGCGGCGTCTGCCAGTCGGCGAAGGGCCTCCCCGACGTGGCCGAAGGCGACGTTGCACCCGAGCCGGTAGCCTCGACGGGTTCCCTCGGTGCCCGTCACGCGGGCGAGGTACACCGTGAGACCGAACGGGACGAGCGGCCGGACCCACCCGAGGTGCTTGGACTGGACGAGCCCGAGCGGTGCC
It encodes the following:
- a CDS encoding DUF6166 domain-containing protein, whose protein sequence is MTTHALAHRPSRTGGIHTRTDVLTSAGTHIPAAEVHARRIAREAERWLALASERTRMKPGTLLAKALGACAFSVHRRASSLAVPSKLTGTSRHQPRLRTLAGDGARWAALDLDAVEDGLVVRHEGAPLGLVQSKHLGWVRPLVPFGLTVYLARVTGTEGTRRGYRLGCNVAFGHVGEALRRLADAAHGMSGDGAPTVPSVDGRSPLRLVVPGEARPVGIPVLPEYEALTGDREDVVLWRTCDGEAHASVPHAVRHSPTGIEWGYGGSGPADLARSVLLSLTDEETANALYHRFKREVVAAVPEDGGVLRAADVRVWVENERPLAGRGVTGRE